One window of Gloeothece citriformis PCC 7424 genomic DNA carries:
- a CDS encoding sensor histidine kinase — translation MVIADLSVQKIELNRLEQEPIHLYNRIQAYGVILVLEEPDLNVIQVSQNAESILGISLEEILDSKLEDIFDPFQVDRLKEGLVDNNFDGLNPSKIWARVRGDEYVVFDGVFHRNGEGLLILELEPAVSYDNIPFLSFYHLAKASINQLERTAKLKDFCQIIVEEVRKLTGFDRVMLYKFDAENHGDVIAEAKREELEPYLGLRYPESDIPAPARKLFTANWIRIIPDSHGEPVDMVPAINPLTEQPLDLTLSILRSPSPCHLEYLHNMGVGASLTISLMKDNKLWGLIACHHITPKFVPYELRKACEFLGRVVFSEISVKEETEDYDYRMKLNYVRSRLVEYMSEEENFIDGLIKHDPNLLDLTDATGAAICFGGNYTLVGQTPDEEDLNYLIGWLQKNVKEEVFYTDSLPRIYPDARKYKDVASGLLAIPIAKRNYVLWFRPEVIQTVNWGGNPNKAYETTTEDGQLRLCPRKSFNLWKETVRLKSLHWKPSEINAALELRKAIANTILYQAEELAQLAHDLELSNAELKKFAYVASHDLQEPLNQVANYVQLLEFRYRENLDEDAQEFIQFAVDGVSLMQTLIDDVLAYSKVDMQQVEFQLTEVETALEKALNNLRRRIVENEAIITHDPLPTVMADGTQLMQLFQNLIANAIKFRSETPPQIHIGVKRLEEAWLFSVSDNGIGIDPRFSERIFVIFQRLHTRDEYPGTGMGLAICKKIIECHRGRIWVESELKEGATFYFTIPVGGRDRELRRGRKTQNYIISGGQ, via the coding sequence ATGGTAATTGCAGATTTATCCGTTCAAAAAATTGAGTTAAATCGTCTAGAACAAGAACCCATTCATCTATACAATCGCATTCAAGCATATGGGGTTATTTTAGTTTTAGAAGAACCGGATTTAAATGTAATTCAAGTTAGTCAAAATGCCGAATCAATTTTAGGGATTTCTCTAGAAGAAATTTTAGACAGTAAATTAGAAGATATCTTTGATCCATTTCAGGTAGATCGGTTAAAAGAAGGGTTAGTAGACAATAACTTTGATGGGTTAAATCCTTCCAAAATTTGGGCGAGAGTTAGGGGAGACGAATATGTCGTTTTTGATGGAGTCTTTCATCGCAATGGCGAAGGACTATTAATATTAGAACTTGAGCCGGCAGTGTCTTATGATAATATCCCCTTCCTCAGTTTTTATCATTTAGCTAAAGCTTCTATTAATCAACTAGAAAGAACCGCAAAATTAAAAGACTTTTGTCAAATTATCGTTGAAGAAGTCAGGAAATTAACCGGGTTTGATCGGGTCATGTTATATAAATTTGATGCCGAAAATCATGGGGATGTCATAGCAGAAGCCAAACGAGAAGAATTAGAGCCTTATTTAGGATTACGTTATCCAGAATCAGATATTCCCGCACCCGCTCGCAAATTATTTACAGCGAATTGGATTAGAATTATTCCGGATAGTCATGGCGAACCAGTCGATATGGTTCCGGCGATTAATCCCTTAACCGAACAACCCTTAGATTTAACCCTATCAATCCTCAGAAGTCCCTCTCCTTGCCATTTAGAATATCTCCATAATATGGGAGTGGGAGCATCATTAACTATCTCTTTAATGAAAGATAATAAACTGTGGGGATTAATTGCCTGTCACCATATCACCCCGAAATTTGTCCCCTATGAATTGCGGAAAGCCTGTGAATTTTTAGGACGAGTCGTATTTTCCGAAATTTCGGTCAAAGAAGAAACAGAAGATTATGACTACCGGATGAAATTAAACTATGTTCGGTCAAGATTGGTCGAATATATGTCCGAAGAAGAGAATTTTATCGACGGGTTAATTAAACATGACCCTAATTTATTAGACTTAACTGATGCAACGGGAGCCGCCATCTGTTTTGGGGGAAATTATACCTTAGTCGGACAAACTCCAGACGAAGAAGACCTCAATTATTTAATTGGATGGTTACAGAAAAACGTCAAAGAAGAAGTCTTTTATACAGACTCTTTACCGCGAATTTATCCCGATGCTCGAAAATATAAAGATGTAGCCAGTGGTTTACTCGCTATTCCCATTGCTAAACGGAATTATGTCTTATGGTTTCGCCCCGAAGTTATTCAAACGGTAAATTGGGGAGGAAACCCAAATAAAGCTTATGAAACCACTACCGAAGATGGACAATTAAGGTTATGTCCTCGGAAATCTTTTAATCTGTGGAAAGAAACCGTTCGTCTCAAATCTTTACACTGGAAACCTTCAGAAATTAACGCCGCTTTAGAATTAAGAAAAGCGATCGCTAACACGATTTTATATCAAGCGGAAGAACTCGCCCAACTCGCCCACGATTTAGAACTATCTAACGCCGAACTGAAGAAATTTGCTTATGTCGCTTCCCACGACTTACAAGAACCTTTAAATCAAGTCGCTAACTATGTTCAATTGTTAGAATTCCGTTATCGAGAAAATCTCGATGAAGACGCACAAGAATTCATCCAATTTGCGGTCGATGGGGTGAGTTTAATGCAGACCTTAATTGATGATGTATTAGCCTATTCTAAGGTCGATATGCAGCAAGTTGAGTTTCAATTAACTGAAGTTGAAACCGCCTTAGAAAAAGCCCTCAATAATTTACGACGGCGAATTGTCGAAAATGAAGCTATCATTACTCATGATCCCCTACCCACTGTGATGGCTGATGGGACTCAATTGATGCAGTTATTCCAAAACCTGATCGCCAATGCGATTAAATTCCGCAGTGAAACCCCTCCCCAGATTCATATTGGCGTTAAACGCCTAGAAGAAGCTTGGTTATTCTCGGTGTCTGATAATGGTATCGGGATTGATCCTCGGTTTTCTGAGCGGATTTTCGTCATTTTCCAACGTCTCCACACCAGAGATGAATATCCAGGGACAGGAATGGGACTGGCCATCTGTAAAAAAATCATTGAATGTCACCGAGGTCGGATTTGGGTTGAATCAGAACTGAAGGAGGGGGCAACATTCTACTTTACCATTCCCGTAGGAGGACGCGATCGTGAGTTACGTAGAGGACGGAAAACCCAAAACTATATTATTAGTGGAGGACAGTAA
- a CDS encoding response regulator: protein MSYVEDGKPKTILLVEDSKADIRLIQEVLKSSSIEHQLMVTRDGVEAMAYLRREGDYKDAIRPNLILLDLNLPKKDGREVLAEIKADPSLKRIPVVVLTTSRNEEDIYHSYELHVNCYISKSRNLSELFRIVKEIETFWLATATLPFE from the coding sequence GTGAGTTACGTAGAGGACGGAAAACCCAAAACTATATTATTAGTGGAGGACAGTAAAGCGGATATTCGTTTAATTCAAGAAGTCTTAAAAAGTAGCTCGATCGAACATCAACTTATGGTCACGCGAGATGGGGTGGAGGCTATGGCTTACCTACGGCGAGAAGGAGACTATAAAGACGCGATTCGCCCTAATCTCATCCTTTTAGACTTAAACTTGCCCAAAAAAGATGGACGGGAAGTTTTAGCAGAAATAAAAGCTGATCCTTCCCTAAAACGGATTCCGGTGGTAGTGTTAACGACTTCTCGAAACGAAGAGGACATTTACCACAGCTATGAATTGCACGTCAATTGTTACATTAGTAAATCCCGAAATCTGAGCGAACTATTCCGAATTGTTAAAGAAATAGAAACCTTTTGGTTAGCCACTGCTACCTTACCCTTTGAATAA
- a CDS encoding hybrid sensor histidine kinase/response regulator, whose protein sequence is MVLTSTVNVLLIEDNLAEARLLQEILKGAHLKQFNLCHVKRLEEGLQKVQQERFDIILLDLTLPDSAGLESLNPLLKLAPHIPIVVLTNTNDDDLAVEAVRRGAQDFLVKRHVTLELLVRSLCYAIERKQVAEELREMNEKLENRVQERTAELLKAKELNQLKTEFVSMLSHDFRNPLNTILLSAGLLEDSSDRLTKEQQLTYFQMIRTAIKDMDQLLTEVLIIGRADSGRLKLNPIPLNLKEFCQYIIDSFRINLIPSHQLIFNSQGNFEQGLWDENLLRHILNNLLGNAIKYSPEGGKIRVDLIEKGERVILSVEDQGIGIPLEDQQKLFKPFFRANNVENIAGTGLGLAIVQRCVETHGGQIEVKSQVGEGTTFIVTLPFIWEE, encoded by the coding sequence ATGGTACTCACCAGCACAGTCAACGTATTGTTAATTGAGGATAATTTGGCAGAAGCAAGACTTTTGCAAGAAATCCTCAAAGGCGCTCATCTAAAACAGTTTAATTTGTGTCATGTCAAACGACTAGAAGAAGGACTGCAAAAAGTTCAACAAGAGCGGTTTGATATTATCTTATTAGATTTAACCCTACCCGATAGTGCAGGATTAGAGTCTTTAAATCCGCTACTCAAACTAGCTCCCCATATTCCTATTGTTGTTCTGACTAATACGAATGATGATGATCTTGCTGTTGAGGCGGTCAGACGAGGAGCGCAAGATTTTTTAGTCAAACGTCATGTGACTTTAGAATTGTTAGTTCGTTCTTTATGTTATGCCATTGAGCGTAAACAAGTCGCCGAAGAATTACGAGAAATGAATGAAAAATTAGAAAATCGGGTACAAGAACGAACAGCCGAATTATTGAAAGCAAAAGAATTAAATCAGCTTAAAACTGAATTTGTCTCCATGCTTTCCCATGACTTCCGTAACCCTCTCAATACGATTCTTTTATCGGCGGGATTATTAGAAGATAGTAGTGATAGACTGACTAAAGAACAACAATTAACTTATTTTCAAATGATCCGCACGGCGATTAAAGATATGGATCAGTTATTGACGGAAGTGTTAATTATTGGGAGAGCGGATTCCGGGCGATTGAAATTAAATCCTATTCCCCTGAATTTAAAAGAATTTTGTCAGTATATTATAGACTCTTTTCGGATAAATCTGATTCCCTCTCATCAACTTATTTTTAATTCTCAAGGGAATTTTGAGCAGGGATTATGGGATGAAAATCTTCTGCGTCATATTTTGAATAATTTGTTAGGTAATGCCATTAAATATTCTCCCGAAGGGGGGAAAATTCGCGTAGATTTGATTGAAAAGGGAGAGCGAGTTATATTATCGGTTGAAGATCAAGGAATTGGTATTCCTTTAGAAGATCAACAAAAATTATTTAAACCCTTTTTTCGAGCAAATAATGTAGAAAATATTGCCGGAACAGGATTAGGATTAGCGATCGTTCAACGCTGTGTAGAAACTCACGGGGGACAGATTGAAGTTAAAAGTCAAGTGGGAGAAGGGACAACGTTTATTGTCACTTTGCCTTTTATATGGGAAGAGTGA
- a CDS encoding RNA-guided endonuclease InsQ/TnpB family protein: MYAGHKFRLYPTNEQKEALDKAFGCARWYWNYSLELCQKTFQETGKGLTRNKIQSLLPGLKKEHEWLKRDIYSQCLQVVALNLSTAYKNFFEKRAGLPRFKSRRVKQSISYPQNTKIKQDCIHFPKLGDIYCRFTRKFEGEVKMMTISKTPEQKYLVSILVDDGQDAPPLSSEGKAVGIDVGLLDFCVTSDGSKYNNPKHWNKHFKKLKRRQ, translated from the coding sequence ATGTACGCAGGACACAAATTTAGATTATATCCAACCAATGAGCAAAAAGAGGCTTTAGATAAAGCTTTTGGATGCGCTCGTTGGTATTGGAATTATAGCCTAGAATTGTGTCAAAAGACTTTTCAAGAAACAGGTAAAGGATTGACTAGGAATAAAATCCAGTCTTTATTACCTGGGCTTAAAAAAGAGCATGAATGGTTGAAGAGAGATATTTATTCTCAATGCCTACAAGTAGTTGCGCTTAACCTATCTACTGCCTATAAAAACTTTTTTGAGAAACGCGCAGGATTGCCTAGATTTAAGTCTAGGAGAGTAAAACAGTCTATCAGTTATCCTCAGAATACGAAGATAAAACAGGATTGTATTCACTTTCCTAAACTAGGAGATATCTATTGTCGGTTCACCAGAAAATTTGAGGGAGAAGTCAAGATGATGACCATCTCTAAAACCCCTGAGCAAAAATATCTTGTCTCAATTCTCGTAGATGATGGGCAAGATGCACCACCTTTGTCTTCAGAGGGAAAAGCGGTAGGGATTGACGTAGGTTTACTTGACTTTTGTGTTACCTCAGATGGAAGTAAATACAACAACC